Genomic DNA from Anabrus simplex isolate iqAnaSimp1 chromosome 9, ASM4041472v1, whole genome shotgun sequence:
AGCGTACTTCACTGCTCTATACACGTTAACTAAATAGacattattaatgcataagccATATATTTCACTACGAGCCATGCCAAAGACATTTTATACAAACTGTGCAAATTATTAAGACATTATAtcacataaagttaaatataaacctcaaaattgattttaaaaatccaCTTTGCTCAAGGTTTCTATCCAAGGAGGTATGGCTAGTGCAAAACTCTAGCTTCAATTTGGGAATGAATTGCAAACTAATTATTTATCCTTATGATTGTTATGAGTTAATAACATGTCGTTGACTTGGTCTAGGTCTAGCTAACTTCTAAGACGCCTTAAAATCATCCCCGTTCTACTGAAGTTTCTTTCGCTGCCTGGTGGAATATACGTCTGGCAATTACTGACAGAGTAGGTAGACTAATTTCATGATCCTTCCAccgggagaatgggaaaccacggaaaaccattctgagtgcAGCGGATGGTATGGACCGGCCcatctccgtctcccaaatacagtggcgtagagccgtggtcacccctcctctgctcggttggccggtctgagtgcagagctgtagGACCACAGACCAGACATGGCCACTTGTGAGCCGAGAACCACTCCGCATCCACCGACTCTTAACCAACCATTCCATTacccttttatacctccgaattcccggcctttgctctttctaaacaagggcttactcataTCTGGCTAATAAtgtcatgtggcctccgaagagttgacgacgtgtaggcgacctgcgcatctgtgaggacgGGGACCCTACTTATGACGAATTctaacgatgaagacggcacacacatccagcccacgagctatcagaattaaacaatgaagtttaagatccccgacccgtccggaagTCGAAGCCGggacccattggaccaaaggccagcacacaaaccatttaacCCTGGAGCCGGACTCATGTCTGTATGAACCACATTTATTGCAACGTCAGAAAAGCAAGCAAACTCGGGTATTTTActttacacgctccactcatgcgtgatagtggttgcatatgctgcaaggcacatgttgctctctcgtggttacccgtctcaagttcgaacaatgcacgccactaatTGATATGGAGCTTGATTGATGTCCGTACACGGCACCTTTCCTGGAGGCACGGGTCACACGATGTTTATATCAAACATCTAGCCGGCAGTCTGTTTTTATTTCCCCCGTTGCCATACTAATAGTGGCGAGTGCTTCCTGGCCGATAATTCACTTTTGTAAGTGAATTTATGACACTTGACCACTTTATACTATAATCCTAAATACAATGGTAACTTGATAGAGGAACATATTGCATCTAATTAAACTGTACCCTAAATATAGTCTTGTAATCATTTTTTGAGCCAAGCAAcctctgctcagctcgaaggcctgcagattacgtggtgtcgggtggtcagcacgatgaatactTTCTAGACCGCAAATATGCACAACCTGCATATGAGGTAATTATAGGTGGTCAATCCCATATATCATAATGATTGCGGAGATTTATAGACAAATACTTTTTAAAGAATTTGCTGAATTATAGAAAATGTTATATGATAGGGAACATAGTATACATAAGAATTCTTCACTAATAAATGCCATACATTCAAACATAGCTACAATATTCACTTATTGTGTATACTATTTTGTTGTATTTATCCAGAAAGAGGGTTGTTAATTGGTTTTTGACTGACGTAGTGTGAGCAGAAAAATCTATGAAGATCTAAAGAATTCAAAACCATTGATATTGTGCAGAGGAAAAAAATGTTTAATTAATCAATGTTATGTGCCAAACCATTAAAAAGGTATGAATGTATTAAGGGGATGTATTCTTTACTTAAGCCTTAAGTTTAATACTATTTTAAGGACATAAATAAAATGCTTTTTATTTACAATTACGATCTTGTTAATGTAACAGATTTATTAGTGTTATGTTGAATAACACTTGTCACGCATCTCAGTATGAATTTAACTCTAAGGTTCAAAtaaaatgatctaatatttccgAATCAGTGAGAGCAATTAATGCTTTATCAACCCTTTCTTTCTATTCGCACATAATTGTCGTGAAGTGTCTTCAATTTAATCTGGTTCCTTTCTCGTCTCCAGGCGTCTCAGCACGAATTGAAGCCATACCCAGCTAGACGGGATGCACATAGTGATAGAGAGAATTCTTTATTGGGTCTTCAGCTGGTTGTCAAGCCGCATCACTTCCAGACGGGCCGTCTGAAGATCCGCTGTATCGCCAGCATTCACGACGTCTACTGGCAGAGCACGGAGAAGAGCGTGGAGGAGGATCGACCAAAGGGCATCAAACTAGGAGCCGTGGGGCCAGAATTCGTGCCCAATCTTCCGGAGCTATCAACGGCACATCCGCGTCTCAGGAACAATCTCTATGATGATTACGAAAATGAAGGTGAGTTTCCATCTGACGTGCATACATCCTAACTTCTTCATTGACTAAGATGTTACATGAATTTTAAAACTAATTGAGGAATATGAAGTTACGTCCTAATCAGGATTCGTAACAATTCTTAGTATTTTGTTAATCACCAGGCTCTATCCAGCAGTTATCACTACTGATGGGAGCTATTATTCCTATTATTCCAAAATTCTTTtagtatcgtgagtagcctcgcgattcctggcaatCGCCGAATATCTGGTAACCACCAGACTCCAACGCGTAGTGATCATTGCATGGAGGGCTCACTGTACCTACTACAGTTTACTCTTCTGATAATCACCAGGTTCCATACAGCAGTTATCACTGCAGGAGGgagctattatctctattatcacaAACTCTTATCATTATCGTGAGTTTCCTCGCGACTTCTTGACAATCGCCGAATATCTGGTAAACACCAGGTTCCTCCGGGCAGAGATCACTGCGTGGAGGGTCCACTGTACCTATCACAGCTTGTTTGTTACTTATAATTGTATATTATATTTGATTTGTTCACTACTAACAACACAGGGTCTAAGTTGGAGGAGAGCTCTGTGTAGGCTCTTTGGaaataaatatgataaatatgATATGAAGTTACGTCAGAATTTTCCTgatttccgatcatttgtttttCATGTTACTTACGTTGAACAAAAACGTGTTGTGGAAGGTCGTCTAGGGGAATAGTATTTTGTATTTGGTAACTCAAAAAATAGTGTGAAACAGTAATCCTGTGACATGATACGAATAGACTCGTTCTAAAATCTACTCAGTTAAACAAATTTTGTTCCAAGAGAATTAAATAAAACTGCCCTTGGCAAAAATAAAACTCCCTATGGCaacgaaaaaaagaaagaagatacaTCAGTGAATGGTTACAAATGCATGCATTTAAGTAttagatttttctttctgttttccgTAAATAAATGTTTAAAGTTTTCGAATGAGGCCAATTAAGTAtatacaggttggtcggaaacaaagtgaatAAGTATACATAGGGTGCTCGGGGTgctcggaaacaacatgaaccgggtatatgagcgttggtGGGTTGTTCATActgataaaaatatttaaaaaataataattcgatatctGGCAACGTTGTCACttaatcagctgctgaatttaaccaatcagatcgcttcgtgggcgaattcaaatgggctttgctagGTGGTGTTGTTAAATATGCACGTGGATTAAGAcaggcatgagagcaccagtcaaaGAATAAAACGTCTCCCAggaaggggtttgaatacagacctccgagttGAGAGGATCGAGCCATAGCAAGTCCGGTACGGTAACACCTGTTGAAACCGACGTTGTGTTTGGATGTTTGTTGATTTCTGTGCATGGTTCTCAAGTCGgtcatatcaggtgaggccgcctgggcgaggtatttgtcCTCCATCCCAGTTTTATCCtcagactcaaagtctcacgctctaggagaCTGCTCTTGAGGCTGTAGAGTTtctatccctcgctgagtctgagtaaaaaagccaaccctcgagggaaaacggattaagaaagaaagattagttcttttcaattttagaaaatcagttacgataTCAGCCACCATGGCTCAGGCagaagcgcaccggcctctcactgttgggttctgtggttcaaatctcggtcactccatgagaaatttgtgatggacaaagcggaggcgggataggtctTCCTCCTGGAACTCCGTTTTTCCggtcattcattccaacaacactccccaatatcatttcatctgtcagtcagtaatcattaccccagaggagcgcaacaggcttcggcagccggcacagctcCTACGCTCAACGCTAGATGgcacttcatttattccattcctgaccaggtcaaatgactgtGGATTTTTATTCATTCAGTTACGGCATTGAAAAGTAAGTGTGGTGCAGCTATATGGGAAAGAAGAATTTTAATACTGATTCATCTTCTCTCCATCTTATTTTACTAGTATAGTAGTATTTAATAGGCCACCTTGGGGAAGTGCTACTGTTGTCGTCTTCCCTGTTCATCTATTTTGCGGTTTGTTTGTCATATATTACCCCATCTGATTATTATTCTATAAACGTGCTGCCCACACTGTCAGACTCTCATTTTTAGTCCTTGTTTGAGCAGGGCAATATGTTCGATGTAGATAGTCCTCCATCAGTGGTGGTTACCAACGGACTCACCATCGAAGTAGATTACAAGATCCAAATTAGCATGATCGTAAATTACTGTACAGCTCTTTTGCAGACAGACCTTCACCGATGGTATCATTCAACGGATTGATTACTGGAGCGTCTCCCAAAACTACTTCTGGTACTGTAGTAGGTTCAGTGTGTTAAATCCTCTTCCAGGCAGACCTCCTTCAGTGATGGTACAACTCGACTGGCCATCCATGTACCTTCCAAGATGCTTTCATAACCTTACTGtttcttaagtttttgagataagaCTCCTTCAGTAGTAGTAGCCGATGGACTGTTGAGGATAGACTATCCAGGTTTGTTCTAAGACTCCTACTAGCCGTCTTCAAATACATCTATGATGTTCAACTTTCTTGCAGAATAAGTAACAAGTGTACTATTGTGTTTGTGTCCATCTGTGATATTACTGTGCTCATCTATTTTCCAGACTGGCTTGCTTCTGTGGTCAATGTTGCGGACAGACCGTCTAAGTACCTGGTAGCAGTCCTTtttgttttcttccattttcttattATGCTCTTCTCTCTTGCAGACTGATCACCTACAGCGGTTGGAGCCGCTAGGCTCACCATCAGTGTATGTCCCAATCTTCTTGCTTTTACCCCTCTAAGTTTTTCATGTGCTTTTCTCTCTTTCAGAATGACAGTCTTCATTGGTAGTAGCCGCTGAACTCACCTCCGTGTCCTTGCTGTTATTGGTCTACGTTATTATTAATCCGTCTCTCTAGCAGGTAGACCTCCACTGGTGGTTATGGTGGCTGGTAAACTCACGGTGAGGATATATTACAAGACTACTGCCTGTAATATTGCAAGTTCTTACTGTTTCGAGATATCTTACAGACATAACTCCAGGAGAGTTGGTAGTCAAAGGACTCACTATTTAGGATCTTCCAAAAATCCTGTTTGTACTATTTTCGGTTCTAACTGAGTTCATTAATCTTGCAGACAGAACTCCACCGGTGGTGATGGTAGGCAATGGACTGCTGCAGACAGATCATCCACGTATCTCACAATGCTTCTGTTTGTATTTATTTGACTTGCAGATATACCTTTTTCAATTGTGATAACCAGTGCCCTATTACAGACAGATTAACCAGGTATTTTTTAAGGCTGCAGCCTACGTTCTTCTAAGATCAGAATGTTCAAATCTTTTCCAGACAGACCTCCTTCAGTGGTGGTGGCCAATGGACTCGCCACACGGATAGGCCACGCTCATCTTCCACAACTCCTGTTCGTGCTACTCCATGTTCTTTGGTGGACTCTACTTGTAAAAAACACTGTATAGAAAATTGTTGTATATATAATTTTTGTACATAAATCGCAGAAATTTACACGTGTTTTCATTTAATTCCCTAATGAATTTTACTCTTAATGGAGGACGCTATCTCAAACTTTCACTGATGGTAATAAGAGAATAAATTTGATAGAATAAAATAATTTGATTCTAAAGATGCTGTGTGCAGGAATACAGCTGTCACATTCATATCCATGATAATAGTTTTCTCTGGTTCAATAGTATATCACTCACccttttataaataaaataatatcttGGTAAGCTAAACATTATTTCAATGTAATCGACCGGATTTTAGAAGAATACTGGAGGAGAAGATAACAAAATCAAATATTTGTTCACAACATAATGATGAAAGTGGCTGTATAATTCAGTGATATTAACTCAGAATTATGAATGTTATCAAATTAATCCTTATAGATTCATACAAATTTGCATATTCCCAGGAAAATTTCAAAGACAAAGAAGTTCTGAAGTACGGAAGAGAGCAAGAATGACTGAGGATCCTTTAAGGCACCACGAAAACAGGACCACATATTACATGGAAGATGGCTGAGTATCCAGGATATACATACACAGTAGTATATTTCAACTGCGTAAAGTACAgtattttattgaaatatatacaacatactgtatattatttaaATGCACTGCGTTGTGAGTTCGTACACCTGAATTTCAACTAAAGCCAGGCAGGCTATACAGTAGTGTTCGCAGATGCACTGAAATTGATCACTTTCGAAGAAAGTTACTGATGAAGGTTTGCCTTGCGTGCTAGCAGTGAATAATGATTTCATTTGCTACCCTTATGTgttgtatgctgggtattcagcccgaaggctggtttgatcctccacagctctgccgacagctgtcatagataatctaggcgtcactgaagaggcatactatgaTGATGAgcaatgaggtagtttcccgttgctttactcagaagttgctgttatatatcagtctgtcaagtccactgaaatgcatgcaccaactgaccctatgagcgatattttcacacattcataacacggactggctgcataaggaatggtattactagcatcgctcatacgtcggtcactttcatattttcaaagccaaggatgagactgagacaggtgatatccaaaccccatggcactaaagcccttgaagggccttggactccCAAGCgtctgctgctcagctcgaaggtctgcagattacgaggtgtcgtgtggtcagcacgacggatcctctcggccgttgagGCAGGTCATAGCAAGTAGTaactttattctagcccataccagaagacagtgtaCTGTAAACATATCTCGCCGGCAAAGGAAATTCTACCTTATATAAGTACGAATAGATGCAAAAGAAGAAAACTGACAaattttctgatgatgatgatgattgttgtttaaagggacctaacatcgaaggtcatcggcccgacaaaTTTTCTGACCGCGGTTATTGTTTTGAATGATTCCATCCATGTGGGAATCGGTTTTTCAGCtgattcttcttctacttattattatcaatattattattctctAACAACAGCGTGGTTATCGATAATATAACATAGTTCCAGAATTTAtgattacagcttataaatctcatatttattccgtattggctcagcacaactgaggttaagttatgagtaggttcccaccttccaatacttatcaatttctatataataggtttattagttacataacataaactatataatctctagtacatgtttcgttccgattatggaacatcttcagctaaaatttgacaaaatggcaagacaattaaaatacattgttaAAAAATTTTAaacaacatgaatgaactttatttcatcatcataattatatgttttaatcttcgtgccattttatcatatcttttagcttttgtatcatcataacatcaatgtattttaattgtcttgccattttgtcaaattttagctgaagatgttccataatccgaacgaaacatgtactagagattatatggtttatgttatgtaattaataaacctattatatagaaattgataagtattggaaggtgggaacctactcataacttaaccttagttgaatTTATGATTGTCATTAAATCATTGTCTACTGTCACAAGACCCTCAAATTCAGTGTCTACCAGTTCTTTTGTCGACGGTATCCTAGTCCTCGTCGTCACCGATTCCATCAGAAGAGGGATTTTCAGAGACTGTATGAAAACTTCTAAGAACTGGAACAGCAGTAGCGGTAATCCCGAGGACATACACAGAGACACGATCTGTACATTAGCGCTAATATAGTTAATCAAAGTTTATTACTTTATCATACTCAGCTTTCCCGATGCAGTTTGCGATGGTCTAAGAGTTGACACCTTTCCACGAAGCGCGTCTAGTGGTGTGATAGGTTTTATTTTCCACTCTCACTGCCTTCCAGTCACTGCAGGAAAACTCGATTGCGATAAGAATGCTCCACTACCATTGGTATCTCTTGATAAATAGGCTACAGCTTAGTAGTTTAGGTACATGCCGAGAAACATTGAGGGGGTTTTTGCTCGCGAGTagggatggctgaaaaataacgtagcagttactttgtcacagttacatgcctgtcactattacaaatgtaacgaggacaaaaaataacaggttaccgagtaacgacaacagaataacgtactagtgaaaacagtaactgggaagtgtgaactgtcactagtagcagcttacagacacctTCAGTGCTCAGACAGTACGCATATGTATCaggtgagagcgctttcgtaggataCTGCTTTAAGTctaatacactatagtgtataatatactgtatagtgtatttgtttaagttgctgctgtcatctggtaattaaagtgtaaactgttatgacatattcaactgctcagggataatcgttgactcagacaccGCGCAGGGCTACCTGGATTATAACAtgattataagtttcacccgtataagtTTTCTTGTGacgtaaataaattagtatgctaactttccatattgatattatagataacataccATTAATTCATTTCACTTAATCTAttctcttgtaccggtttgtgtcgaggtttggcagacagatcatcatgttttcttgtcttctatccttgatcgggccattgtcaaactcactcctctagatttcagaaaagacgctatgttgtattctcatttcatccgttgtctgtctctcgttaactttatagcaaataagAATGCGTGTTTAgttgcaccgactttcaacagtgtagtggtgcgtgcgcgcatgtgcgagtgaatgaatgggactccGCAACGCAGCTGTAAGGaaacaagcttgaagccgtgaccagactgtgaccaataaaaggtgagtaaagttggacgttatttttaactgttacttttcacagttactttattgcagcagtgacagatgtaacagttacataaaaataaccgtttgtcacacctctagtccACATTCTTAGAATGAGCAGGTTAGTTATCTACAACCACTGATCAATAAATACGACGAATGAATTGCTGGCATGTGGTGTAGTTGGTACTACAGGCCCCaggtaagtcagtcagtcagtcagtcagtcagtcagtcagtcagtcagtcagtcagatagTCAGTCATCATTCACGAAGATGTGTCGTTGTCCAGACGTGTAGTTGTGTGTACACCTTGTGGATGTATTTTATGATGGAGTGATGTGACACTGTAAGGGTGAAATGGAGCAACAAACGAACGTAAAATTATGCTTCAGACTTGGGGAAACGCCAAAAGAATATTACAATATGCTGCGACAATGTGTGGAAACAGTGCTTTATCGAAAATGTCAGGATGGAGACTTTTGGTGACTTCATCGACATTGTACATGTTAACTCCACCTTTCCTGAACGCATCGTTACAGGCAATGAGTCGTACTACTACCTACAAGACTCGAAGAGGCAAAGCATGGAGTGGCGCGCCCGAGGGTCACCGAAATCCAAAAAGGCATCGTGACAATGCTCATTACCTTATATTGGCTGCTGGAGTGATCATTCATAATGAACACCTACCGGGAGGACGACATTGAATGCGACCACGTACGTGGACATCTTGGATCGTCTCCTGAATGTCAGACGTGTGCATCTCCAGTATACCTCAAATAAATCCTAGTCGCTGCTGAAGGATAATGCATGCCCCTATAAAGCCCTAACCATGTAGCAGTTCCTGGCACGTAAGGTGGTTGTTGGGCTCTATCACCCCGCTTATTCACCTCATCTATCCCCTATCGATTATTCATTCTCCCTCGCTTGAAGAAACATTGGAAACGACAACTGTTTTCGGAGTTTGCCAACATTCAACGCAATGTGATCGCTGAACTGAACCGCATCTCACAAGCTGCCTTCACTCAAAGTATGCAGGACTTCTACACGTGTTGTCTGAAGTGAATAATCATTTGAGGCGATTATTTCGAAGGACAATAAGCTGTATAAGCTATATTCCGGCATAAATGTATAAGTAAATCATGAAATAAATCGTTCACCGTATTTATTGATCACAGGTTTTATAAATAACAGGATTTTACGTCTTGCTTTCACCTTTTGTTCATCTAAATCTCTTACCCGTTCCAAAATAAGTATCTGGTCATCCATACTCACGTATGAATTTTGTAAATGCACTGTAAGTTATTAATATTTTTGAAGTGCCGTGGTTTCACTGACTTCCCGACCACAACCAGAGGCAACTTTTCAGAGCCATCACACTTAGCATTTCCTAATTTTTCCTATTGACACATTTCACCTTTAAAACTTACGATATGTTCGGTATGAGCTTAAAGAACAAAACCACATTCTTCATCCCTGAAGATATCATGGGGTTCTTACCTCGAAATTAAGTTAAATAgtacttatgcctttgctggcaagatgtagtatttacagtgcactatgtcttctggtatgggctatatcaaatgtgttactttcattgacctgtctcagtctcattcttggctttgacaatatgaaagtgactgaggtatgagtgatgatagtaataccattccttatgcaaccagtccctgctatgaatggtgtgaaaatatcgctcatagggtcggttgttgcatgcatttcagtacgcttggcagactgatatgtcatgGCAACGgctggctcggagaggaaagcaacgggaaactatctcactcctcatttccctagtacgcctcttcagtgacgcctaggctgtttatgacagctgttggcggagttgcagaggatcaaaccagccttcgggctgaatacccaacatagatACATACTCCACATTGCCATTCAGTAATGCCACTTTAGGTGACCGATAGTGATTCTATTGATAACTGACCTTAAAGTCGTTGCTTATATTCTTTTACTCTTCACTTTACTAAGGGCCTTGCAAAGAACTAGCTACTCAGCACTAAACCACTCTTCATAGCTCTTATTGTGTAAAAAATTTTTTATTTGCGAGCCAACATAAATTTCCTATGCTACTGCCTCATCGTTgagatttagaaattgatttctgaCGTCGTTATCGTTCTTGGTCAAGAGAGGCAACTTTATATGTAAAGGAGGAAAAAGTTATGTTTTTCCATCAGGATGCACATGAAGTACCCAAAGGAAAAAAACAACTAACCCAATAGCATGTAACTTTACAGGAGAGCCATTTTAAAGTTCAAATCACTATAACGTTATAGTTTcacaaattaaccaatgaagaggTTCTTTATACTAGACCATGGATATTCGAGGGATATTAACGGTGGAATTAACTTAAATGGAGTTTTATATAATTGGAAAAACATTTAATTGCACCTTGAATACAGGGTATCCTAAGGAAAAACCTGCTAACAGGCAAGTTTTCAAGGGAAAACTTAACTTTCCgtgatatcaaaaattaaatatcACACAATGTACGTTTCTGCTGTAGTTTGCAAGAGTTCTTTCTAAATAGCTGTACTCATTAGAATCACTATAAAATGTTCACACTTCAATGAGGTCAAGCTTCGTTTCTTGGCGTTCTTTGTATATTTAAACTTGTCAGAGTATGCCTTGGCTTTCTTACCACTGAAAGTCTTTACACGTGTCATTCATGTTTGGATAAGAGTAATAATACTGTTAATGTTACAAAGTTTGAATTATGCTCCATAATATGAGTTGTACTGTTTGTAACCTACTACACTGTAGCAGAGTACAGAACTGTAGTAATATTTATTTGGCAACAGTGTAAGGCTGATGACATACGGAGCGGGTTTTGCTGAGTCGGCCGCCGAGTCTGCCACctagtcggcgcatgtttctattgtatcagatgggatgaaacagacagtgGTGCTCACCGATTTGGCGCCCGAATCGGCCCGTCGTTTGATGGCgatgcagcgagcgttttgaaggcTTCGTGCGCACTCTGGCGCCATTGATTGAATACATACATGCAACTGAATTTACTCGGCATCATTGGTATCAACTCATACAGTATTAGGTTACTCCTCGCTATGTCTGCTCTGGTGTTGTATGGCAGCcatgtttttattgttttttttttgtattgtgGTTTGAAAATTGTAGTTTGTCTTGCCTCATCTAACGTCGCACTCGCTCGTGAGTtttgtcacagtcggcaaaaaaCGCTATGTGCGGCGCAGACTCGGCACCCGACTCAGCCAAAACCGCTCCATGTGATATCAGCCTAAGACAAGTCAATAGTGGAAGTTCTATAATAAGTCATCACGTGGAAGTGTGGACAGAATGAAGTCATCATGGGTGTTAGCTGTTTCTTCGCTTGAAGCTCTGTGCGATAGTTGATTTTCCATTGAATACTGATACTTCAAACTGTGCTAACGTAGTAGATTGGCTTGCTTTTTACTCTTGGTATTAGGGTATATTTTAGTACTCTAAAAGGACAAACAGAAGCCGCTGAAATCCcaatgttttatatttggaagGTTAGCTGGAT
This window encodes:
- the LOC136881008 gene encoding uncharacterized protein isoform X3 — translated: MKIFPIQGLHVDRTHSNDTQLTLNHMEPNMSGRYSCEVSADAPSFHTSLVSGDLEVVEIPVDRPSITGVRARYRLGEELQCNCSSSWSRPAAKLTWLVNDEQASQHELKPYPARRDAHSDRENSLLGLQLVVKPHHFQTGRLKIRCIASIHDVYWQSTEKSVEEDRPKGIKLGAVGPEFVPNLPELSTAHPRLRNNLYDDYENEDRPPSVVVANGLATRIGHAHLPQLLFVLLHVLWWTLLVKNTV